In Plasmodium gaboni strain SY75 chromosome 11, whole genome shotgun sequence, the following proteins share a genomic window:
- a CDS encoding putative phosphatidylinositol N- acetylglucosaminyltransferase subunit H: protein MKNDVKDDIKNDIKDDIKNDIKDDIKNDVKDDIKNDIKNEETKGVKYHIKNEIRRYEHVYGIEYIYEKKKNRMFFLFVIIIFSLFVLYYFYLGYIRGYLSVNEFHIFLFIIYISCIIVYYNNIFTEKLLLLKNIGIQIDKKDSFENYTKFICKNEIQNIFLNEAIYMFEICPYLCIKLKNNDSVILFKDVVLGMKNMVSIYRDIKNIFFYNDNNILKTIKITHVQNDKGIYEIGQFDREAEDEMSDSVSYNISEPMSNHTSDNISDNISDQIDHFEEDEEVKKVLQKKYNYTKNKNHDNINLEDNTCSTNNYSSSEENIFKLLNFSSYENIKIDKRSKKLRKNNSYDVYINKQLAIEIMNN from the exons atgaaaaatgatgtaaaagatgatataaaaaatgatataaaagatgatataaaaaatgatataaaagatgatataaaaaatgatgtaaaagatgatataaaaaatgatataaaaaatgaagaaacAAAGGGTGTCAAGTatcatattaaaaatgaaataagAAGATATGAACATGTGTATGgtattgaatatatatatgaaaaaaagaaaaatcgaatgttctttttatttgttataataatcttTTCTTTATTTGTTTTGTATTACTTTTATCTG GGTTATATTAGAGGATATTTAAGTGTCAACGaatttcatatatttctttttatcatatatatatcttgTATCATagtatattataacaatatttttactG aaaaattacttttattaaaaaatattggTATACAAATTGATAAAAAAGATTCATTTGAAAACTATacaaaatttatatgtaaaaatgAGATACAGAATATTTTCCTTAATgaa GCCATTTACATGTTCGAAATATGTCcatatttatgtattaaGCTAAAAAATAACGATTCTGTAATTCTCTTCAAg gATGTTGTGTTGGGTATGAAAAATATGGTAAGTATCTATAgagatataaaaaatatattcttttataatgataataatatattaaagactataaaaataacacACGTACAAAATGACAAGGGTATATATGAAATTGGACAATTTGATAGAGAAGCAGAAGATGAAATGAGCGACTCTGTAAGTTACAATATAAGTGAACCTATGAGTAATCATACGAGTGATAATATAAGTGACAATATAAGTGATCAAATAGATCATTTTGAAGAAGATGAGGAAGTAAAAAAAGTactacaaaaaaaatataattatactaaaaacaaaaatcatgataatataaatttagAAGACAATACATGTTCtacaaataattattcttcaagtgaagaaaatattttcaaattattaaatttcagttcatatgaaaatattaaaattgaTAAAAGATCTAAAAAGTtgagaaaaaataattcatatgatgtatatataaataagcAATTAGCAATAGAAATTATGAacaattaa